In Streptomyces canus, one DNA window encodes the following:
- the malQ gene encoding 4-alpha-glucanotransferase, producing the protein MTAPPGPELSRLAESYGVATSYQPSPDRTVAASATAVTLTLAALGVDAGDPAAALAARERELRERLLPPTVVCWSGSPPAFVAGLPEGTRLRIATEQGETRSAADQLLPGVHRLTATAPDGRTADAHLIVAPPRLPAPPGRSYGLLVQLYSLLSHRSWGMGDLGDLAELTSWAGRALGAGFVQVNPLHAAVPGAPTDPSPYRPSSRRFPDPVHLRIEDIPEYVQVADPDRLRALRERAERLREAVLEKDALIDRDAVWELKREALELVREVPLGPGRRAAYADYLAEGGEALEDHATWCALAEVHGSDWSRWPAGLRDPRSAETARARGELMDRVDFHSRLAWLTESQLGAAQRVAREAGMPVGVVHDLAVGVHPEGADAWAQQAYFAAGMSVGAPPDAFNARGQDWGLPPWRPDRLAESGYAPYRQLLRALFRYAGALRIDHVMGLFRLWWVPQGRPPTEGTYVRYDAEAMLAVLVLEASRAGALVIGEDLGTVEPGVREVLRERGVLGTSVLWFERDWEGDGRPLPPERWRADCLATATTHDLPPTASRLTGEHVELRDGLGLLTRPLDEERAEASADAGEWLELLARLGLLHGTGGGADPSSEEARIQAVHRFLLRTPARMVGIWLPDTVGDRRPQNLPGTWDQYPNWRLPIADGEGRVMTLEDLAASPRLHALVDVLRAP; encoded by the coding sequence ATGACGGCGCCCCCCGGTCCGGAGCTGTCCCGCCTCGCCGAGTCGTACGGCGTGGCCACCTCCTACCAGCCCTCTCCGGACCGTACGGTCGCCGCCTCCGCCACCGCCGTCACGCTGACCCTGGCCGCCCTCGGCGTCGACGCGGGCGACCCGGCCGCCGCGCTCGCGGCCCGTGAGCGTGAGCTGCGCGAGCGCCTGCTGCCGCCGACGGTGGTGTGCTGGAGCGGCAGCCCGCCCGCCTTCGTGGCCGGTCTGCCCGAGGGCACCCGGCTGCGTATCGCGACGGAGCAGGGCGAGACCCGCTCCGCCGCCGACCAACTCCTGCCCGGCGTCCACCGGCTGACCGCCACCGCCCCCGACGGCCGTACCGCCGACGCCCACCTGATCGTGGCCCCGCCCCGGCTGCCGGCACCGCCCGGGCGGTCGTACGGCCTGCTCGTCCAGCTGTACTCCCTGCTCTCGCACCGCTCCTGGGGCATGGGCGACCTCGGCGACCTCGCCGAACTGACCTCCTGGGCGGGGCGCGCCCTCGGCGCCGGGTTCGTCCAGGTCAACCCGCTGCACGCGGCGGTGCCCGGCGCCCCCACCGACCCGTCCCCCTACCGGCCGTCCTCGCGCCGCTTCCCCGACCCCGTGCACCTGCGGATCGAGGACATCCCCGAGTACGTCCAGGTCGCGGACCCCGACCGGCTGCGGGCCCTGCGCGAGCGGGCCGAGCGGCTGCGTGAAGCGGTGCTGGAGAAGGATGCCTTGATCGACCGGGACGCGGTGTGGGAGCTGAAGCGGGAGGCGCTGGAACTCGTCCGCGAAGTCCCTCTCGGACCCGGCCGTCGCGCCGCCTACGCCGACTATCTCGCCGAGGGCGGCGAGGCCCTGGAGGACCACGCGACCTGGTGCGCGCTGGCGGAGGTGCACGGCTCGGACTGGAGCCGCTGGCCGGCCGGCCTCCGCGACCCGCGCTCGGCCGAGACGGCCCGTGCCCGCGGCGAGTTGATGGACCGCGTGGACTTCCACTCCCGTCTCGCCTGGCTCACCGAGAGCCAGCTCGGCGCCGCCCAGCGGGTCGCGCGGGAGGCGGGGATGCCGGTGGGTGTCGTCCACGACCTCGCGGTGGGCGTGCATCCCGAGGGCGCGGACGCGTGGGCCCAGCAGGCGTACTTCGCGGCCGGGATGTCCGTGGGAGCGCCTCCGGACGCCTTCAACGCGCGCGGCCAGGACTGGGGGCTGCCGCCGTGGCGCCCGGACCGGCTGGCGGAGTCGGGGTACGCGCCGTACCGGCAGTTGCTGCGGGCCCTGTTCCGGTACGCCGGCGCGCTGCGCATCGACCATGTCATGGGCCTGTTCCGGCTGTGGTGGGTCCCGCAGGGGCGGCCGCCGACGGAGGGTACGTACGTCCGCTACGACGCGGAGGCGATGCTCGCCGTGCTCGTCCTGGAGGCGTCGCGGGCCGGGGCGCTGGTGATCGGGGAGGACCTCGGCACGGTCGAACCCGGTGTCCGGGAGGTGCTGCGCGAGCGCGGGGTGCTGGGGACGTCGGTGCTGTGGTTCGAACGGGACTGGGAGGGCGACGGGCGTCCGCTGCCGCCCGAGCGGTGGCGGGCGGACTGTCTGGCGACGGCGACCACGCACGACCTGCCGCCGACGGCGTCTCGTCTCACCGGGGAGCATGTCGAACTCCGGGACGGTCTCGGCCTGTTGACCCGGCCGCTGGACGAGGAGCGCGCGGAGGCCTCGGCGGACGCGGGGGAGTGGCTGGAGCTGCTGGCCCGTCTCGGTCTGCTGCACGGCACGGGGGGTGGCGCCGACCCCTCCTCGGAGGAGGCCCGGATCCAGGCCGTCCACCGGTTCCTGCTGCGTACCCCGGCCCGGATGGTGGGCATCTGGCTGCCGGACACGGTGGGGGACCGCCGGCCGCAGAACCTGCCGGGGACGTGGGACCAGTATCCGAACTGGCGGTTGCCGATCGCGGACGGGGAGGGGCGGGTGATGACGCTGGAGGACTTGGCGGCGTCGCCGCGGTTGCATGCGCTGGTGGATGTGCTGCGGGCGCCGTAG
- a CDS encoding ABC transporter ATP-binding protein, translating into MNTTGENPVPLLAARDLVKAYGRSEALRGASVGLDAGEILAVTGTSGSGKSTLLHCLAGIVRPDAGSVSYGGERLDELPEKRLSELRRTEFGVVFQFGQLIPELTAVDNVALPLLLAGVSRADAHTRAGEWLERFGVRGQAGLRPGEMSGGQAQRTALARALITRPKVVFADEPTGALDSLATEQVMTALVHTARESGAAVLLITHDAQVAAYGDREVRMADGAVAPVGVTA; encoded by the coding sequence ATGAACACCACGGGGGAGAACCCGGTGCCGCTCCTCGCGGCCCGCGACCTCGTCAAGGCGTACGGCAGGTCCGAGGCCCTGCGGGGCGCCTCGGTCGGGCTGGACGCCGGCGAGATCCTCGCCGTCACCGGCACCAGCGGCAGCGGGAAGTCGACGCTGCTGCACTGCCTGGCCGGGATCGTGCGGCCGGACGCCGGTTCGGTGTCCTACGGCGGTGAGCGCCTCGACGAGCTGCCCGAGAAGCGGCTGAGCGAGCTGCGCCGTACGGAGTTCGGCGTGGTCTTCCAGTTCGGGCAGCTCATCCCCGAGCTGACGGCGGTCGACAACGTGGCGCTGCCGCTGCTGCTCGCGGGCGTCTCCCGCGCCGACGCCCACACGCGGGCCGGTGAGTGGCTGGAGCGGTTCGGGGTGCGCGGCCAGGCCGGTCTCCGGCCAGGCGAGATGAGCGGCGGCCAGGCCCAGCGGACCGCGCTGGCCCGCGCCCTGATCACCCGGCCGAAGGTCGTCTTCGCGGACGAGCCGACGGGCGCGCTGGACTCCCTGGCGACCGAGCAGGTCATGACGGCCCTGGTCCACACGGCCCGCGAGTCGGGCGCGGCGGTCCTGCTGATCACCCACGACGCCCAGGTGGCGGCGTACGGGGACCGCGAGGTGCGGATGGCCGACGGAGCCGTGGCCCCGGTGGGGGTGACGGCGTGA
- a CDS encoding TetR/AcrR family transcriptional regulator, whose amino-acid sequence MNGSNSADSGSTGVRRRSDATRTAILAAARERFAADGYERATIRAIAKDARIDPSMVMRYYGNKEGLFAAAVSVELELPEPGSLPRHDIGRALVSRFLDLWEENEVLTALLRVGATNQAGAERMQGIFREQVMPVALRVCPDPEQAPARAALAATQLLGLALTRYVLRFPPTVALTREEIVAWLAPTVQRYLTAPSP is encoded by the coding sequence ATGAACGGCAGCAACAGCGCAGACTCCGGCTCCACAGGCGTGCGTCGCCGCTCCGACGCCACTCGCACCGCGATCCTGGCCGCGGCCCGTGAGCGTTTCGCCGCCGACGGCTACGAGCGGGCCACCATCCGCGCCATCGCCAAGGACGCGCGCATCGATCCGTCCATGGTGATGCGCTATTACGGCAACAAGGAGGGCCTGTTCGCGGCGGCCGTCTCCGTCGAACTGGAGCTGCCGGAGCCCGGCTCACTGCCCCGGCACGACATCGGCCGCGCACTCGTGTCGCGCTTCCTCGACCTGTGGGAGGAGAACGAGGTGCTCACCGCGCTGCTGCGGGTCGGCGCGACCAATCAGGCGGGGGCCGAGCGGATGCAGGGCATCTTCCGGGAGCAGGTGATGCCGGTCGCCCTGCGGGTGTGTCCGGACCCCGAACAGGCTCCCGCGCGAGCCGCGCTGGCCGCCACGCAGTTGCTGGGGCTCGCGCTGACCCGGTACGTCCTGCGGTTTCCGCCGACCGTGGCACTGACGCGCGAGGAGATCGTGGCGTGGCTCGCGCCCACGGTGCAGCGGTACCTCACCGCGCCGAGCCCCTGA
- a CDS encoding PadR family transcriptional regulator, translating into MSTRHILLGLLAGGPSHGYDLKRRHDDRFPEARPLAYGQVYTTLQRLVRDGLAEVDGTDSDGGPERTRYRSTEAGTRELTQWAGQIAPPAPFVTNEIFAKVVVSILAGGDPDAYLRDQRAAHMARMRELTAVKTAHGADLATVLSADYALNHLDADLRWMNTTAARLTTLTAEVDSA; encoded by the coding sequence ATGAGCACCCGCCACATCCTGCTGGGGCTGCTCGCCGGAGGGCCGAGCCATGGCTACGACCTCAAGCGACGCCACGACGACCGTTTCCCCGAGGCCCGTCCGCTGGCCTACGGGCAGGTCTACACGACCCTGCAGCGCCTGGTCCGGGACGGCCTCGCCGAGGTCGACGGCACCGACTCGGACGGCGGCCCGGAGCGCACCAGGTACCGCTCGACCGAGGCGGGGACGCGTGAACTGACCCAGTGGGCCGGGCAGATCGCCCCGCCCGCGCCCTTCGTGACCAACGAGATCTTCGCCAAGGTCGTCGTGTCGATCCTGGCCGGCGGCGACCCGGACGCCTATCTCCGGGACCAGCGCGCCGCCCACATGGCCCGGATGCGGGAGCTCACGGCGGTCAAGACCGCCCATGGGGCCGACCTCGCGACCGTGCTCTCGGCGGACTACGCCCTCAACCACCTCGACGCCGACCTCCGCTGGATGAACACGACGGCGGCCCGGCTCACCACTCTGACCGCGGAGGTCGACTCAGCATGA
- a CDS encoding sigma-70 family RNA polymerase sigma factor, whose translation MAADVCPVCGKPLAARAGRTGRGSVYCSAACRQKAYRERRQPEGLTVQGLIDDIGRQAGRLVPQPADTLYSTVAELSTSVARLRRVARTARDATHDAGDSVTPAPVTQLAETDFAALTEQYRREIQVHCYRMTGSYDEAEDLVQETFLRAWRARDGFQGRASARTWLYRIATNACLDLLRRTARRPQRYEPVPGMNHGTGEPPARITWLQPCPDDELPVEEGELPEASAVSRETLELVLLAAIQHLPARQRAAFILRDALGMTAAETAEALEMSVAAVNSALQRARPTLRAHLPRERADWRPVAPTGEQQAVLERYMAAVERLDLDAMAALLAEDVVLTMPPNPFWFTGRDAFVDFVRVSLDPASPAFLGHWRSLPTRANGQLAVGNYVRRPGTGVYRAQVLDVLRFDTAGPGDRIAEITSFEPHLFPAFGLPLRL comes from the coding sequence GTGGCCGCAGACGTCTGTCCGGTGTGCGGGAAACCGCTCGCCGCGCGAGCCGGGCGCACGGGCCGCGGCTCGGTGTACTGCTCCGCCGCCTGTCGGCAGAAGGCCTACCGGGAACGGCGGCAGCCGGAAGGCCTCACCGTGCAGGGACTCATCGACGACATCGGGCGGCAGGCCGGCCGACTGGTACCGCAGCCGGCCGACACCCTCTATTCGACCGTCGCCGAACTGTCCACCTCCGTCGCCCGGTTGAGGCGCGTGGCCCGCACCGCACGCGATGCCACCCACGACGCCGGGGATTCCGTCACACCCGCCCCCGTGACGCAACTCGCCGAAACCGACTTCGCCGCCCTCACCGAGCAGTACCGCCGTGAGATCCAGGTGCACTGCTACCGCATGACGGGGTCGTACGACGAGGCCGAGGACCTCGTGCAGGAGACCTTCCTGCGGGCCTGGCGGGCCCGGGACGGGTTCCAGGGGCGGGCGAGTGCGCGGACCTGGCTGTACCGGATCGCCACCAACGCCTGTCTCGATCTTCTACGGCGGACCGCGCGCCGCCCGCAGCGCTATGAGCCGGTGCCGGGGATGAACCACGGCACCGGCGAACCACCCGCCCGTATCACCTGGTTGCAGCCCTGCCCCGACGATGAACTACCGGTCGAAGAAGGGGAGTTGCCGGAGGCCTCCGCAGTCTCCCGGGAGACCCTGGAACTCGTCCTCCTGGCCGCGATCCAGCATCTGCCCGCCCGGCAGCGGGCCGCCTTCATCCTGCGGGACGCGCTCGGAATGACCGCCGCGGAGACCGCCGAGGCCCTGGAGATGAGCGTGGCGGCGGTCAACAGCGCACTTCAGCGGGCCCGGCCGACCCTGCGCGCGCACCTGCCCCGGGAGCGTGCCGACTGGCGGCCCGTGGCCCCGACCGGAGAGCAACAGGCCGTGCTGGAGCGGTACATGGCCGCCGTCGAGCGTCTCGACCTCGACGCGATGGCCGCGCTGCTCGCCGAGGACGTCGTCCTCACCATGCCGCCCAACCCGTTCTGGTTCACCGGCCGGGACGCGTTCGTCGACTTCGTGCGGGTCAGCCTCGACCCCGCCTCACCGGCCTTCCTGGGCCACTGGCGCAGCCTGCCCACACGCGCCAACGGGCAACTCGCGGTGGGCAATTACGTCCGCAGACCCGGGACCGGCGTCTACCGCGCCCAGGTCCTGGACGTCCTGCGCTTCGACACGGCCGGCCCGGGCGACCGCATCGCGGAGATCACCTCCTTCGAGCCGCATCTCTTCCCCGCGTTCGGGCTCCCGCTGCGGCTGTGA
- a CDS encoding HNH endonuclease: MPHVLVLNASYEPLGVVPLRRALVLVLENKAVSLEESGAFMHSATVTVPAPSVVRLKRFVRVPYRGPVPLTRRALFARDGGRCMYCGGVATSVDHVIPRSRGGKHVWDNVVASCRRCNHVKADRHLFEIGWRLRHKPAPPTGLAWRIIGTGHRDPRWMPYLQPYGAEDAMARIDGISA, translated from the coding sequence GTGCCGCATGTCCTGGTACTCAACGCGTCGTACGAGCCCCTCGGCGTCGTACCGCTCCGCCGCGCGCTCGTCCTCGTCCTGGAGAACAAGGCGGTCTCCCTCGAGGAATCCGGCGCCTTCATGCACAGCGCGACCGTCACGGTCCCCGCTCCCAGCGTGGTCCGGCTCAAGCGATTCGTCCGGGTTCCCTATCGGGGGCCCGTTCCTCTCACCCGCAGGGCGCTCTTCGCCCGTGACGGGGGCCGGTGCATGTACTGCGGTGGCGTCGCAACCAGCGTCGACCACGTCATCCCGCGCAGCCGCGGGGGCAAGCACGTCTGGGACAACGTGGTGGCGTCCTGCCGGCGCTGCAACCACGTGAAGGCCGACCGGCACCTGTTCGAGATCGGCTGGCGGCTGCGCCACAAACCCGCCCCGCCCACCGGTCTGGCCTGGCGCATCATCGGCACCGGGCACAGGGACCCACGCTGGATGCCGTACTTGCAACCGTACGGCGCCGAAGACGCCATGGCCCGGATCGACGGCATCTCTGCCTGA
- a CDS encoding MarR family winged helix-turn-helix transcriptional regulator, whose translation MSAQHKDAVDAIIDQWAAVRPDLDTRAMEVFGRIYRLSRTMGDRAEKAYAPYGISRGEFDVLATLRRAGEPYTLSPRQLSSTLMLTTGGMTGRLDKLERAALLRRSPDPHDRRGLQVTLTEKGLTVIDEAVGAGLAAQTAALSTLDDEQAGQLADLLRELLAGTQGSQQP comes from the coding sequence ATGAGTGCACAGCACAAGGACGCCGTCGACGCGATCATCGACCAGTGGGCGGCCGTGCGGCCCGACCTCGACACCCGGGCCATGGAGGTCTTCGGGCGGATCTACCGCCTCTCCCGCACCATGGGCGACCGCGCGGAGAAGGCGTACGCCCCCTACGGCATCTCGCGCGGCGAATTCGACGTCCTCGCCACCCTCCGCCGCGCCGGCGAGCCGTACACCCTCTCCCCCCGCCAGCTCTCCTCGACGCTGATGCTCACCACGGGCGGCATGACGGGCCGCCTGGACAAACTGGAACGCGCCGCCCTCCTCCGCCGCTCCCCCGACCCCCACGACCGCCGGGGCCTCCAAGTGACCCTGACGGAGAAGGGGTTGACCGTCATCGACGAGGCGGTGGGAGCGGGCCTGGCAGCCCAGACGGCGGCCCTGTCCACCCTCGACGACGAACAGGCCGGCCAACTGGCCGACCTGTTGCGGGAGTTGCTCGCGGGCACCCAGGGATCACAGCAGCCTTAG
- a CDS encoding FtsX-like permease family protein, giving the protein MTNDLRTNGVLVTDLRLAWLLTRGSDRREWWRIGLTAVGAALATGIGLAVAALNSLDGYYSVSFGAGLLDSASDRRNVSVVMGLLLVPVLGFLGQCARIGAVHRDRRLAALRLAGAGAWQVRRIAALESGPACLAGSLTATAVSVPLLLHLWARPTAFAWTGVALVAVAVPVLGAAVSALSLRRVVASPLGWVRRVRPVWGPGRTLRAVIVLLGVAALLLGLSSFTGGPVRLALGPLALFAVVLVVGAATVSLAGTAARRLGGFLAARAQSPALLIAAERLRDDPRAAARTHAAVLLVTVVGAGFVGVRQVLLAVLDTMHREGTLGTDMAYYTTGIDLTAAAILVALALTVTGLAVGTVESLATRRRGLAAQVAAGVPYRVLARALLLETALPLAPAVAVAGVGGTAIGAWYASLTTHHSGTGLPYAALLVPVAVYAACLLAAATSLPLLRRSVRPAELRHT; this is encoded by the coding sequence GTGACGAACGACCTCAGGACCAACGGCGTCCTGGTCACCGATCTCCGCCTGGCCTGGCTGCTCACCCGCGGTTCCGACCGGCGGGAGTGGTGGCGGATCGGGCTCACGGCTGTCGGGGCGGCGCTCGCGACGGGGATCGGGCTGGCGGTGGCCGCGCTGAACTCCCTGGACGGGTACTACTCCGTGTCCTTCGGGGCCGGCCTGCTCGACTCCGCGAGCGACCGGCGGAACGTGAGTGTCGTCATGGGGCTGCTGCTCGTCCCGGTGCTCGGGTTTCTCGGGCAGTGCGCGCGTATCGGCGCGGTGCACCGGGACCGGCGGCTGGCCGCCCTGCGGCTGGCGGGGGCCGGTGCGTGGCAGGTGCGGCGGATCGCGGCGCTGGAGTCGGGGCCGGCCTGCCTGGCCGGTTCGCTGACGGCCACGGCCGTGTCCGTACCGCTGCTGCTGCACCTGTGGGCGCGGCCCACCGCGTTCGCCTGGACCGGTGTCGCCCTGGTCGCCGTGGCCGTGCCGGTGCTGGGCGCGGCCGTGAGCGCGCTCTCGCTGCGGCGCGTGGTGGCCTCACCGCTGGGCTGGGTCCGGCGGGTACGGCCCGTGTGGGGACCGGGGCGGACCCTGCGGGCGGTGATCGTGCTGCTCGGGGTCGCGGCACTGCTCCTCGGCCTGTCGTCGTTCACCGGCGGCCCCGTGCGTCTCGCCCTTGGCCCGCTCGCGCTGTTCGCCGTCGTCCTGGTCGTCGGGGCCGCGACGGTGTCGCTGGCCGGTACGGCGGCCCGGCGGCTGGGCGGGTTTCTCGCGGCCCGCGCCCAGAGCCCCGCGCTGCTGATCGCGGCGGAACGGCTGCGGGACGACCCGCGGGCCGCGGCCCGTACGCACGCCGCGGTGCTGCTGGTGACAGTCGTGGGGGCGGGGTTCGTGGGCGTGCGTCAGGTGCTGCTGGCGGTCCTGGACACCATGCACCGCGAGGGGACGCTGGGGACGGACATGGCGTACTACACGACCGGCATCGACCTGACGGCCGCCGCGATCCTCGTCGCCCTCGCGCTGACCGTGACGGGGCTGGCGGTGGGCACCGTCGAGTCCCTCGCCACCCGGCGCCGGGGCCTGGCCGCCCAGGTCGCCGCCGGGGTGCCGTACCGGGTGCTGGCCAGGGCGCTGCTCCTGGAGACCGCGCTGCCGCTGGCCCCCGCGGTCGCCGTGGCGGGTGTGGGCGGTACGGCGATCGGCGCCTGGTACGCCTCGCTGACCACGCACCACTCGGGCACGGGCCTGCCGTACGCCGCTCTGCTGGTCCCCGTCGCGGTGTACGCGGCCTGCCTCCTGGCCGCCGCCACGTCACTGCCGCTGCTGCGCCGCTCGGTCCGCCCGGCGGAACTCAGGCACACGTGA
- a CDS encoding FAD-dependent monooxygenase, whose protein sequence is MNGTPVIVVGSGPTGLLLAGDLATAGVPVTVMERRPHGISNLSRAFVLHARTLEQLDARALADGLETLGQRLDKLRLFGRLTIDLDGLPSRFHHLLVLPQYEVERALERRAVEAGVDFRYETEVTGLSQDGNGVTVEVRGPDGSTESLRAEYLVGADGMRSAVRDAIGLPFPGHSVIRSVVLADVRLAEQPETLLTVNAVGDAFAFIAPFGDGYHRVIAWNRARDVPDSEPLDLDEIKEVTRLALGRDFGMHDARWMSRFHSDERQAPAYRVGRVFLAGDAAHVHTPAGGQGMNTGLQDAANLSWKLAQVMGGHAGPELLDTYQSERHPVGRSVLRSSGGIVRLAMAKRPWELALRATVTTVLDHVTPARRRMLGRLTGIGYTYPAPRGSHPLTGTRAPDVALADGGRLYESLRGGHFVLIAPEDYDDRGAHKGRLAVERWASGRRTTVLVRPDGYVGWATEGADEAAVKAALAAHVGD, encoded by the coding sequence ATGAACGGCACCCCCGTGATCGTCGTCGGCTCCGGCCCCACCGGCCTGCTCCTGGCCGGCGACCTGGCCACCGCCGGTGTCCCCGTCACCGTCATGGAGAGGCGTCCGCACGGGATCAGCAACCTCTCCCGCGCCTTCGTCCTGCACGCCCGCACCCTCGAACAGCTCGACGCCAGGGCCTTGGCCGACGGCCTGGAGACGCTCGGACAGCGCCTGGACAAACTGCGCCTGTTCGGCCGCCTGACCATCGACCTCGACGGCCTCCCCTCCCGTTTCCACCACCTCCTGGTCCTCCCGCAGTACGAGGTCGAGAGGGCCCTGGAGCGGCGGGCGGTGGAGGCGGGCGTCGACTTCAGGTACGAGACCGAGGTGACGGGCCTGTCCCAGGACGGGAACGGCGTGACGGTGGAGGTAAGAGGCCCGGACGGGTCCACGGAGTCCCTCCGCGCCGAGTACCTCGTGGGTGCCGACGGCATGCGCAGCGCCGTACGCGACGCGATCGGCCTGCCCTTCCCCGGTCACTCGGTGATCCGCTCGGTGGTCCTCGCGGACGTGCGCCTCGCCGAGCAGCCCGAGACTCTGCTCACGGTCAACGCGGTGGGGGACGCCTTCGCCTTCATCGCGCCCTTCGGCGACGGCTACCACCGCGTCATCGCCTGGAACCGCGCCCGCGACGTCCCCGACAGTGAGCCCCTCGACCTCGACGAGATCAAGGAGGTCACCCGGCTCGCCCTGGGCCGCGACTTCGGGATGCACGACGCCCGCTGGATGTCCCGCTTCCACAGCGACGAGCGCCAGGCCCCCGCCTACCGGGTGGGCCGGGTCTTCCTGGCCGGAGACGCCGCCCACGTCCACACCCCGGCGGGTGGCCAGGGCATGAACACCGGCCTCCAGGACGCGGCGAACCTGAGCTGGAAGCTGGCCCAGGTGATGGGCGGCCACGCGGGCCCCGAACTCCTGGACACCTACCAGTCCGAACGCCACCCCGTCGGCAGGTCGGTCCTGCGCAGCAGCGGCGGCATCGTCCGCCTCGCGATGGCCAAGCGCCCCTGGGAACTGGCCCTGCGCGCCACCGTCACCACCGTCCTCGACCACGTCACCCCGGCCCGCCGTCGCATGCTCGGCCGGCTCACCGGCATCGGCTACACGTACCCGGCCCCCCGCGGCTCCCACCCCCTGACCGGCACCCGTGCCCCCGATGTGGCCCTCGCGGACGGCGGCCGCCTCTACGAGTCCCTGCGCGGCGGCCACTTCGTCCTGATCGCCCCCGAGGACTACGACGACCGGGGCGCCCACAAGGGCCGCCTCGCGGTGGAACGCTGGGCTAGCGGACGCCGCACGACTGTGCTGGTGCGGCCTGACGGGTATGTGGGGTGGGCGACGGAGGGCGCGGACGAAGCGGCCGTGAAGGCGGCGCTGGCCGCCCACGTTGGTGACTAA
- a CDS encoding EamA family transporter, producing MSTPTANRTATVLLTALAPVSWGTTYAVTTEFLPADRPLFTGMMRALPAGLVLLALARVLPRGVWWGKAAVLGALNIGAFFPLLFLSAYRLPGGMAAVVGSVGPLIVVGLSAVLLGQRPTARSVLTGLVAAFGVSLVVLKAAGALDVVGVAAAFTSAASMSAGTVLTKRWGRPDGVGPLALTAWQLTAGGLLIAPLALLVEGAPPALDGRAVGGYLYLALANTAVAYWLWFRGIGRLTATQVTFLGPLSPLTAAVVGWAALGQTLTPVQLAGMTLAFGATVAGQLGVRPTAGRTFGPAESNRRECFSRSGGSGVAADVTGPALRQT from the coding sequence GTGAGTACACCGACCGCGAACCGAACCGCCACCGTCCTCCTCACCGCACTCGCCCCCGTCTCCTGGGGCACCACCTACGCCGTCACCACCGAGTTCCTCCCCGCCGACCGTCCCCTGTTCACCGGGATGATGCGCGCCCTGCCCGCCGGACTGGTGCTGCTCGCCCTCGCCCGGGTGCTGCCGCGCGGGGTCTGGTGGGGGAAGGCGGCCGTGCTCGGGGCACTGAACATCGGGGCCTTCTTCCCGTTGCTGTTCCTGTCGGCGTACCGGCTGCCGGGCGGGATGGCCGCGGTGGTCGGGTCGGTCGGGCCGCTGATCGTCGTCGGGCTGTCGGCGGTGCTGCTGGGGCAGCGGCCCACGGCCAGGAGTGTGCTCACCGGGCTGGTGGCCGCGTTCGGCGTCAGCCTGGTCGTGCTCAAGGCGGCCGGGGCGCTGGACGTCGTCGGCGTGGCGGCGGCGTTCACCTCCGCTGCCTCCATGTCCGCCGGCACCGTACTGACCAAGCGCTGGGGCCGCCCCGACGGCGTGGGCCCGCTCGCCCTCACCGCCTGGCAGCTCACCGCCGGCGGCCTGCTCATCGCGCCCCTCGCCCTCCTCGTCGAGGGCGCCCCGCCCGCCCTCGACGGCCGAGCGGTCGGCGGCTACCTCTACCTCGCGCTCGCGAACACGGCGGTGGCGTACTGGCTCTGGTTCCGCGGCATCGGCCGTCTCACCGCCACCCAGGTCACCTTCCTCGGCCCGCTGTCCCCGCTGACCGCCGCGGTCGTCGGCTGGGCGGCACTCGGGCAGACCCTGACACCGGTCCAGCTGGCGGGCATGACGCTGGCCTTCGGGGCGACGGTGGCCGGACAGCTGGGGGTGCGGCCCACTGCCGGCAGGACGTTCGGCCCAGCTGAAAGCAACCGCCGAGAGTGCTTCAGCCGATCTGGCGGGTCCGGCGTTGCGGCGGACGTGACGGGTCCGGCGCTGCGGCAGACCTGA